One window of the Candidatus Zixiibacteriota bacterium genome contains the following:
- a CDS encoding FliH/SctL family protein produces the protein MSRLIAADRVAENELRPYEHADVSSGSPSDGEAAAWPEPDGGPAVQFEFLDSAEIAPYLLLLAAEDRAREIVARAESDAERLRTQAWEEAAAKGREEGRRELLPSLIAFGDAAQALIVFEERLIARYAPQMVHLALEIAEKIIGKTATEDPGLVASVLERAKREVAEAKQIRIWLNPADYEVLSETRPDLVRFGDGTSRTIEVVASEDISRGGCRLETELGIVDATLPTQIAEVRRQLLDDTLPDAASHP, from the coding sequence TTGTCTAGGCTGATCGCCGCGGACCGGGTTGCGGAAAACGAGCTCCGACCCTACGAGCACGCCGACGTCAGTTCCGGGTCCCCCTCCGACGGCGAGGCGGCTGCGTGGCCGGAGCCGGACGGCGGCCCTGCGGTGCAGTTCGAGTTTCTCGATTCGGCCGAGATCGCTCCTTATCTTCTTCTGCTTGCGGCCGAGGACCGGGCGCGGGAGATCGTCGCCCGCGCGGAGTCCGACGCCGAAAGGCTTCGGACGCAGGCGTGGGAGGAGGCGGCCGCCAAAGGGCGCGAGGAGGGCCGCCGCGAGCTCCTGCCTTCGCTGATCGCTTTCGGAGACGCGGCGCAGGCGCTGATCGTCTTCGAAGAAAGGCTGATCGCCCGCTACGCGCCGCAGATGGTCCACCTGGCGCTGGAAATCGCAGAAAAAATCATCGGCAAGACCGCCACCGAGGATCCGGGGCTGGTCGCCTCGGTGCTGGAGCGGGCCAAGCGCGAGGTCGCCGAGGCGAAGCAGATCCGGATCTGGCTCAACCCGGCGGATTACGAGGTGCTCAGCGAAACCCGGCCCGACCTCGTCCGGTTCGGAGACGGAACGTCGAGAACGATCGAGGTCGTCGCCTCGGAAGACATCTCCCGTGGCGGATGCCGCCTGGAAACGGAGCTGGGGATCGTGGATGCGACCCTTCCCACACAGATCGCCGAGGTCCGGCGCCAGCTGCTGGACGACACGCTGCCGGACGCCGCCTCCCACCCATGA
- the fliG gene encoding flagellar motor switch protein FliG, which translates to MKGSDAKQRGRNALSGPEKAAIFLAVVGEELATSLAGELQEKELVMLRQGVGRMAQIAPEDIEEVLEDTCRYLKKANIFAEGTSEYLQRVLNKAVGPEKAAAILSRIFQEDADDSAGIDALHEMDAKTLAQFLQNEQPQTVAFILAHLYPAHAGEIFALLSEDKQAEVAFRIARLTSISPGAIEEVTKVLRNEIRHFQGKQVGGLRAVAEILNFVDNATEERVMAGLGGFEAELPESIRQLMFTFEDLAKIDDQSMQVLVREVEKDKWVMAMRTASPNLKKKIFGSMSERASALLKEEIESMGPVRLRDVEAAQRDIIDLARRLESEGKIYLSAGKAKEDVLV; encoded by the coding sequence GTGAAGGGAAGCGACGCAAAGCAGCGAGGCAGGAACGCGCTCAGCGGTCCGGAAAAGGCGGCGATCTTTCTCGCCGTGGTGGGCGAGGAGCTGGCGACCTCGCTGGCCGGAGAGCTCCAGGAAAAGGAGCTCGTCATGCTGCGCCAGGGCGTCGGTCGCATGGCACAGATCGCTCCGGAGGACATCGAGGAGGTTCTGGAAGACACCTGCCGCTATCTCAAGAAGGCGAACATCTTCGCCGAGGGAACCAGCGAGTACCTCCAGCGGGTGCTCAACAAGGCCGTGGGGCCGGAGAAGGCGGCTGCCATCTTGAGCCGCATCTTCCAGGAGGACGCAGACGACTCCGCGGGGATCGACGCGTTGCACGAGATGGACGCCAAGACGCTCGCCCAGTTCCTGCAGAACGAGCAGCCGCAAACCGTCGCCTTCATCCTCGCCCATCTCTACCCGGCCCATGCCGGCGAGATCTTCGCGCTGCTGTCGGAGGACAAGCAAGCCGAGGTGGCCTTCCGCATCGCCCGGCTGACCAGCATCTCGCCCGGAGCGATCGAAGAGGTCACCAAGGTGCTGCGCAACGAGATACGTCATTTTCAGGGCAAGCAGGTCGGCGGGCTGCGGGCGGTCGCCGAGATCCTCAACTTCGTCGACAACGCCACCGAAGAACGGGTAATGGCGGGGCTCGGGGGGTTCGAAGCTGAACTGCCCGAGAGCATCCGGCAATTGATGTTCACCTTCGAAGATCTGGCGAAGATCGACGATCAGAGCATGCAGGTGCTCGTGCGCGAGGTCGAAAAGGACAAGTGGGTGATGGCGATGCGTACCGCCAGCCCGAACCTCAAGAAGAAAATCTTCGGCAGCATGTCCGAGCGGGCCAGCGCCCTGCTGAAGGAAGAGATCGAGTCGATGGGGCCCGTGCGGCTGCGGGACGTCGAGGCGGCGCAGCGCGACATCATCGATCTGGCGCGACGGCTCGAATCGGAAGGAAAGATCTACCTCTCGGCGGGCAAGGCCAAGGAGGACGTCCTTGTCTAG
- the fliF gene encoding flagellar basal-body MS-ring/collar protein FliF, with product MIEQLEKFAGDLRAILARLLSFLPPQQKRLLFIGLPLFVSLAYGALRVVERMNYGPLYTNLSPQDGAAVVKELEAEKIPYSITGGGSVIEVPRDAIYRTRMKLAARGVPLGGGVGFEIFEKTPFGVSEFTQQVNYLRAIQGELARTINSIAAVQSSRVHVALPSRSNFLGPEEKPSASVVVDLRPGFHLSPDQVQGIVHLVASSVPKLSADRVTVIDSSGRPLKEIAAAVPATEAEKLSLLKKKYEQELQQRIETMLDPILGPGKVVVRANVQMSLQETLTTREEFDPENKVVRSQRSVSDETAVKGGVPGVQSNVPGSEGAGSAESGSKRGSEIVTYEVGRTTSRIVEPRGQIQKLSVAVLVDGRYENEKYIPRTAEELEVIKGIVKRAVGFDADRGDEIELANVPFKVQPPAPLQPAGTSGWKEMVQTPAGIGVAAGVLATLGLLGFFLLRRRGRKPPAKAPEEQPARVAPAAAPAAQEEIPAAAQKIVMAEDPRKEQLIQIARDYHDATVRIIRGWLQEEGHRGRPTGNGGMPEAPQ from the coding sequence GTGATCGAGCAACTGGAAAAATTCGCCGGTGACTTGAGAGCGATCCTCGCCCGGCTGCTCTCGTTCCTGCCGCCGCAGCAGAAGCGGCTGCTGTTCATCGGGCTGCCGCTCTTTGTGTCGCTGGCCTACGGCGCTCTGCGGGTCGTGGAGCGAATGAATTACGGACCGCTCTACACCAATCTCTCGCCGCAGGACGGCGCGGCGGTCGTCAAGGAGCTGGAGGCCGAAAAAATCCCTTACAGCATCACCGGCGGCGGCTCCGTCATCGAGGTGCCGCGCGACGCGATCTACCGGACCCGGATGAAACTTGCGGCCAGGGGTGTGCCGCTGGGCGGCGGGGTCGGCTTCGAGATCTTCGAAAAGACCCCCTTCGGCGTAAGCGAGTTCACCCAGCAGGTGAACTACCTGCGGGCGATCCAGGGGGAGCTGGCGCGCACGATCAACTCGATCGCGGCCGTGCAGTCGAGCCGCGTCCACGTCGCGCTGCCGTCGCGCTCCAATTTTCTCGGCCCGGAAGAGAAGCCTTCGGCCTCGGTGGTGGTGGATCTCCGGCCGGGGTTCCATCTGAGCCCGGACCAGGTGCAGGGGATCGTCCATCTCGTCGCCAGCTCGGTGCCGAAGCTCAGCGCCGACCGCGTCACCGTGATCGACAGCTCGGGCCGCCCGCTCAAGGAGATCGCCGCGGCGGTGCCGGCGACCGAGGCGGAGAAGCTGAGCCTGCTCAAGAAAAAATATGAGCAGGAGCTGCAGCAGCGCATCGAGACCATGCTCGATCCGATCCTCGGCCCGGGCAAGGTGGTCGTGCGCGCCAACGTGCAGATGAGCCTGCAGGAGACGCTCACGACCAGGGAGGAGTTCGACCCGGAAAACAAAGTGGTGCGCAGCCAGCGCTCGGTGTCGGATGAAACGGCGGTCAAGGGCGGCGTACCCGGCGTGCAGTCGAACGTTCCGGGCAGCGAAGGCGCGGGCAGCGCGGAGAGCGGCTCGAAGCGCGGCAGCGAGATAGTGACCTACGAGGTCGGGCGCACCACCAGCCGCATCGTCGAGCCGCGCGGGCAGATCCAGAAGCTCTCCGTGGCGGTCCTGGTCGACGGGCGCTACGAGAACGAGAAGTACATTCCCCGCACCGCGGAGGAGCTCGAAGTGATCAAGGGGATCGTGAAGCGGGCGGTGGGCTTCGACGCCGACCGCGGAGACGAAATCGAGCTGGCCAACGTTCCTTTCAAGGTTCAGCCGCCGGCCCCGCTCCAGCCCGCGGGCACCTCAGGCTGGAAAGAGATGGTGCAAACGCCGGCCGGAATCGGCGTCGCCGCGGGCGTCCTCGCCACTTTGGGCCTTCTCGGTTTCTTCTTGCTGCGGCGGCGCGGCCGAAAGCCGCCGGCGAAGGCGCCGGAGGAGCAGCCGGCGCGGGTTGCGCCGGCGGCGGCGCCGGCGGCTCAGGAAGAGATTCCCGCGGCGGCGCAGAAGATCGTGATGGCGGAGGATCCACGCAAGGAACAGCTGATCCAGATCGCGCGCGACTATCACGACGCAACCGTCAGGATCATCCGCGGCTGGCTGCAGGAAGAGGGCCACCGCGGGCGGCCGACCGGCAACGGCGGCATGCCGGAGGCGCCCCAGTGA
- the fliE gene encoding flagellar hook-basal body complex protein FliE, with protein MNTIKTVELIRRATTAPEAKGVEDKPKTDFGTVLKNALGEVNDLQQKADHAIRQLVGEGAGDLQETIIALEKADLSFRLMMQVRNKVLEAYQEIMRMQV; from the coding sequence ATGAACACAATCAAGACCGTCGAGCTGATCCGCAGGGCGACGACCGCTCCGGAAGCGAAAGGTGTCGAGGACAAGCCCAAGACCGACTTCGGCACGGTGTTGAAGAACGCCTTGGGCGAGGTGAACGACCTGCAACAAAAGGCCGACCACGCGATTCGACAGCTGGTCGGCGAAGGCGCGGGAGACCTGCAGGAGACGATAATCGCTCTGGAAAAGGCCGACCTGTCGTTTCGCCTGATGATGCAGGTGCGCAACAAGGTCCTGGAAGCCTATCAGGAGATCATGCGGATGCAGGTGTAA
- the flgC gene encoding flagellar basal body rod protein FlgC, giving the protein MNLFKLFSISGAAMNAQRSRMTVVAGNLANADTTRTPEGGPYRRRDVIFRTAPAEDGFAELLSDRAAEPGLEPLTVEVAGVRQSSRPPRKIFDPHHPDADAEGYVSVPNINVVEEMVDMLAAVRSYEANLAAFNTTKGLIRKLLEIGRAF; this is encoded by the coding sequence GTGAACCTGTTCAAGCTGTTCTCCATCAGCGGCGCCGCGATGAACGCGCAGCGCAGCCGGATGACGGTGGTGGCAGGCAATCTCGCGAACGCCGATACCACGCGCACGCCCGAAGGGGGGCCGTACCGGCGGCGCGACGTGATCTTCAGGACGGCGCCAGCGGAAGACGGCTTCGCCGAGCTGCTGAGCGACCGGGCGGCGGAACCGGGCCTCGAGCCGCTGACCGTCGAGGTCGCCGGCGTCAGGCAGAGCAGCCGGCCGCCGAGAAAGATCTTCGATCCCCATCATCCCGACGCGGACGCAGAGGGGTACGTCTCGGTGCCGAACATCAACGTCGTCGAGGAGATGGTCGATATGCTGGCGGCCGTGCGCTCCTACGAGGCCAACCTGGCCGCCTTCAACACCACCAAGGGTTTGATTCGAAAGCTGCTGGAGATCGGGCGCGCGTTCTAG
- the flgB gene encoding flagellar basal body rod protein FlgB, with protein MAGLRLFSFSQQLLELSARLRAARHEILSANVANADTPGYRPRDLDFGSILRAAAEGDPSAGGETGRAAEGPSAPRVDWRAAIYEPEYPDNRHGEARLDRNSVGIDRQMALLAENALAYEANLTLLSRTLAALRFAISEGRR; from the coding sequence ATGGCCGGCCTGAGGCTTTTCAGTTTCAGCCAGCAGCTCCTCGAGCTCTCGGCGCGCCTTCGCGCCGCGCGCCACGAGATCCTGAGCGCAAACGTCGCCAACGCCGACACGCCCGGCTATCGCCCGCGCGACCTCGATTTTGGATCGATCCTGCGGGCCGCAGCCGAGGGCGATCCTTCGGCGGGCGGCGAGACGGGCCGGGCCGCCGAAGGGCCTTCGGCACCGCGGGTCGACTGGCGGGCGGCGATTTACGAGCCGGAGTATCCCGATAACCGTCACGGCGAGGCCCGCCTGGACCGGAACTCGGTCGGCATCGACCGGCAGATGGCCCTGCTGGCGGAGAACGCGCTTGCCTACGAGGCGAACCTGACGCTGCTCTCGCGCACGCTGGCCGCGCTGCGCTTCGCGATCAGCGAGGGAAGGAGGTAG
- a CDS encoding sigma-54 dependent transcriptional regulator: MQKQILIADDDPTMRAALGDALGGAGYRTALFASGEEAERHLRQSGADLVVSDVRMPGMSGLDLLKGFPEVPFIMISGFATVPEAVAAMKIGAFDFVVKPFSYRELVSLVEAALARDGGAEPEAAADGGFVATNARMLALLDFARQVARSHASILIHGESGTGKELLARYVHAHSRRSAGPFVAVNCAALPEGLLESELFGHERGAFTGAVASKPGKFELAHGGTLLLDEVSEMPLSLQAKLLRVLQEREVDRVGGKKPLPVDIRVIATTNRDLHAMIRAGTFRQDLFYRLNVVPIRIFPLRERLDDIEPLARAFFATRGYPGARLASEACERLRRHSWRGNVRELFNVLERAAIVAQGGTIEPRHLMLEDEADLLPPPAVETCRIGLAGSSAPGVPELSGGDGAGLSMKEMEERLIFQALKQANGNRTRAARALGISVRTLRNKLKQYRARGAREAVPWPA; encoded by the coding sequence GCTACCGCACCGCGCTTTTCGCCAGCGGCGAGGAGGCGGAGCGCCATCTCCGGCAGAGCGGCGCCGATCTGGTCGTCAGCGACGTGCGCATGCCCGGTATGAGCGGTCTCGACCTGTTGAAGGGCTTTCCGGAAGTGCCGTTCATCATGATCAGCGGCTTTGCGACCGTGCCCGAAGCGGTGGCGGCAATGAAGATCGGCGCGTTCGACTTCGTGGTCAAGCCGTTTTCCTACCGGGAGCTGGTCTCGCTCGTGGAGGCCGCCCTCGCCCGCGACGGCGGGGCGGAGCCCGAAGCGGCAGCCGACGGCGGATTCGTCGCCACCAACGCGCGCATGCTCGCCCTTCTCGACTTCGCCCGCCAGGTCGCCAGGTCGCACGCCTCCATCCTGATCCACGGCGAGAGCGGCACAGGGAAGGAGCTTTTGGCGCGCTACGTCCACGCGCACAGCCGGCGCAGCGCGGGACCGTTCGTCGCGGTCAACTGCGCGGCCCTGCCCGAGGGGCTGCTGGAATCCGAGCTTTTCGGCCACGAGCGCGGCGCGTTCACGGGAGCGGTCGCCAGCAAGCCCGGCAAATTCGAGCTCGCCCACGGGGGTACGCTGCTGCTCGACGAGGTGAGCGAGATGCCGCTTTCCCTGCAGGCGAAGCTGCTGCGCGTGCTGCAGGAGCGCGAGGTGGACCGAGTGGGAGGGAAAAAGCCGCTGCCGGTCGACATCCGCGTCATCGCGACCACCAACCGCGACCTCCACGCCATGATCCGCGCCGGCACCTTTCGCCAGGACCTCTTCTACCGGCTCAACGTCGTTCCGATCCGGATTTTCCCGCTGCGCGAGCGGCTCGACGACATCGAGCCCCTAGCGCGGGCTTTTTTCGCCACTCGAGGCTACCCGGGCGCGCGTCTCGCGTCGGAGGCTTGCGAGCGGCTGCGGCGCCACTCGTGGCGCGGCAACGTCCGGGAGCTGTTCAACGTGCTCGAGCGCGCCGCGATCGTGGCGCAGGGAGGAACGATCGAGCCTCGCCATCTGATGCTCGAGGACGAGGCGGATCTCTTGCCCCCGCCAGCGGTCGAGACCTGCCGGATCGGCCTCGCGGGCTCGAGCGCGCCGGGGGTTCCGGAATTGTCCGGCGGCGACGGCGCGGGGCTCTCGATGAAGGAAATGGAAGAGCGGCTCATTTTTCAGGCGCTCAAGCAGGCCAACGGCAACCGGACGCGGGCGGCGAGGGCGCTCGGCATCAGTGTGCGCACGCTCCGCAACAAGCTCAAGCAGTACCGCGCGCGAGGCGCACGGGAGGCGGTGCCATGGCCGGCCTGA